Sequence from the Phragmites australis chromosome 6, lpPhrAust1.1, whole genome shotgun sequence genome:
ACACGAGTAGAATGCAGTGAAATGTCTGTCGGATGATGGACCCTTGGTGCTTTGTCAATACGGTTAGTTGTTTGGGTTGGTGGAAACTTTTGCCATTAGTGTTGCTTTGATTTGACAGGAAAATGTGAAGACAAAGCACCCGCAGCTTCATTATGAGTCGAAGCTATACATGCTTCTCCAAGGAGGAAGTAAGTTAATGTCATAGAGCCTATCCATGCTGTTAGAATTATGGAATGGTACTTCGTGATTAGCTGCTACTACGACGATGAGTTGAGTTGGCCTTTCTTTCGCCCCTTGGTTACAGCTGGCATTCCACACTTGAAGTGGTTCGGTGTTGAGGGGGAGTATAACGTGATGGTAATTGATCTTCTCGGGCCCAGCCTTGAGGACTTGTTCAACTATTGCAGTAGAAAGTTCTCGTTGAAGACTGTGCTCATGCTCGCTGATCAGATGGTGAGAACACCATCGCTTTGTTTTGAAACTTTTCCATTCATACGTTAAATTACATCTTCTCAGTTACCGATATCGATTTTGTCATGGCTGTCTTACCTTATAAGTTGTTGATTTCTGTTCCAGATTAATCGAGTTGAGTACATGCATCAAAAGGGATTTCTTCACCGTGATATAAAGCCTGATAATTTCCTTATGGGGCTTGGTAGGAAAGCTAATCAGGTTTGTTTTTATATCTGCACTTAGTTCTTACTGTTCAGCTCTTTGTGTGAACCATATGCATTTTGCCTCTTAAATGCTTCTCTTGTGCTGCACCTTTGGGATCTTCCTGATTATGTTGCTTTAATGCCATTAGTTCTTTGTAtgattattttttcttgtgaagGCCCAAAAGATGCTACAATAGCGAAACATAGTCTGGGCAGTATTGCTTCCGCAACACGAATCATTCATTTGTTTATCTAAAGGCTATATAGTCCCGTAGCTATATAGCTAAATATCTTCTGATTGAGAAAAAAACGTTTTTTGGAACAAGAGAATTCTTGGTCCAATTAGTGTTGAACTTACTGGCATCCCATGCAGGTATATATAATAGACTATGGACTTGCAAAGAAGTATAGAGACCTTCAGACTCACAAGCACATCCCCTACAGGTTCGTCAAAATTGCTCATCTGAGTTAATGACCACTATTACAAACTAATGCATATGCGATATATTTCCCTGATTTTCCAGAAAAATGTATGAACTTGTATGCGCAATGATAATGGTCTCAGTACACtgtacttgtagttttatgatgaTGTGATGCTCATTTCAATACGCAGAGAGAACAAGAACCTCACTGGAACTGCACGATATGCAAGTGTCAATACCCACCTTGGCGTTGGTGAGTTTTTCACATTGTTTGGCTGATTAATCAAGTAGATTTTTTCCTAATCTAAGATTTTACTTAAATGCAGAGCAAAGCAGGAGAGATGATTTAGAATCTCTCGGTTATGTCCTTATGTACTTCCTTAGGGGCAGGTTAGTTTATGTCATCCATCTTTTCACCATCTGCTATAATGGTCGCACACATGATTCTGCAAATAGTATTAACGTGTCATTGATCGTTTGGTGTCGAACAGCTTACCATGGCAGGGGCTGAAAGCAGGCACCAAGAAGCAGAAGTATGACAAAATAAGTGAGAAAAAGATGCTTACTCCTGTAGAGGTAACTTATAAATAAACACTCAATAGTCCATTTAGTGCGAAAAACTGCAGTAAACAGACATTCATATGCCATTCATTATGGGTTAGGTACTCTGCAAATCATACCCGTCAGAGTTTATATCGTACTTCCACTACTGCCGTTCGTTGCGGTTTGAAGACAAGCCAGATTATTCTTATCTAAAAAGACTGTTCCGTGATCTCTTTATTCGGGAAGGTATGCTTTTGGAAATAATGTTTCTTttgtacttgttcttcttttgccATCTTCCTTAGTGTTGTCCTCTACAAAGGGCATGCCGCATTCCCCATTCCTAATGGCATTACTGATGCAGGATACCAATTTGATTATGTATTTGACTGGACCATTTTGAAATACCCCCAGATAAGCTCTAATACGCGGATGAGGGTATGCAATCTTTGCTGTTTCTGTTTGATACATATTCTGTAGTTTGTAGGATTTATTCCATCCTTTTGTTTTGTTAAGGCAAGTGAAAGAACTGGAGTCGCTGGAGGACCTTCTGTCGATAAGGTCGAGAAGGCCCCAGGTTTGACCTTCTgctcattttatttttataacaaAGCTATCACACAAATCACGCACATGTTACAATATGGAAGCACCTTTTTGAACAGGTGAAGCATCCGGTAGAAGGAATCCTACCGGTTCTGTGAATCAGAGTGACAATTATGCACAGCGACCACGAGAGACTGTATCAATGTCATTGAAGGAAATTGTAAGTTAACTCTCCTTCCCTTTAGGCACGATCTATGAAACTTGAGGAGATTCACTGCCGGTAGTGCCTTTATTTTCTCCCTATGTAGTCCCTCACTTCTCATGAACTGAACTGTGCACGACTCATTTTCTCAGATGCATAGCACAGACCGGTCTGGGGAAAGGACTGTGGAGAGACCTCGGACATCCTCTCGTACAGGAAGTGCATCACGGAGAGCTACCGCATCAAGCAGCAGGCCAGCCTTAACAACGGAACCAAGTGAGCAGCAGTATAACCGGACAAGCAGGTTGTTCTCTAGCAACAGCGGCAGTCGTCCATCTAGCACCCAGAGAGTTAATCCATCAGCAGGCGAGTCAAGGGCCACCTCCCTTTCGCGGGCAGCTGTTGCGAGAGGTTCCCGTGATGACCCCCTCCACCGCAGCCTGGAGCTACTGTCCCTTGGCGGTGGTaaaaggaaataaagggaaGAAGAAGGTATCTGAATGCGAAAGGCAACAACGCTGTTTGCAACTCTGTAAATGACAGGATATCACCTATTTGTCAACAGTCCCACCGGAGCATCCCATAATTTCGTAGTGCTCCAGCCTGTTGTATCATTGCTTCATAGATAGCAATAATTTCTTGTTAATGCGTGTGTTGCTGTTGCGTTAGGGCCAAGTCCTAGCTTTGTGATGATTAATTTAGGGGTCAAGAACTCAAGATTCACATATTTATGTTTCTTCGTCCTTTGCTGGACTTAGTACTCGTGCGTTTCTTGTTGGCCTCTGAACCTGCTTATTCGACACAAGTTGATAAAGGGGGACTTCATGTATCAATCTCTCTCTTTGCTTGCATGTTGTCACGGTGTCATGGCATGCCGGCAGTTGTGACAAAATGACATGCAAGGTCTCACGGGATTGCACGACCTATTATGTGATGCCGAAGGGCGAAGGCTTCTTTTTTCATTCCTAAGCTCAATAGCCTATGGCACATCATAAGATTCGAACCAACTTCTCTGGAGAGCGAGCAAAATCCGCAGATATGCCCGGATTACTTGccttattttcttctcttttccgGAAGATACAACCATGGTTCGGCTTACCGACcagagctcggtaaccgaaaagTCGTGATTACcacggtaaccggtcgaaaattaaaaaaaaaatcggataaaatttatttggcaaattttgaaatttggggaaaaaatcgcgattttagccgctcGGGGACCGGTTACTGAGCgatttttgcgatttatcgagcgattttctcaaattttccgtATTATCGataaccgttcggttttctcgatttatcaaaCGGTTTCTCGATTTTAAGtgaagtttaacaaaaaaactaaaaattatcttaatcttgtaaaatcaataactaattcatctgagtttcaaatcaaatgaaacgaattttgttgatttctttgtaacataatctacatgataaaagtatttatactcataaaaaagttcaaaattttctgtgagaaaatgtatttgttaaaccaagttaaatgcatagtttactctttgctaatccaaaaatcatgaaactaattttttagtcttcttacatgatcctatgtcttttaaaaatacatgaactcatgaattacttattgtaacatgcaggattgtgtaaatgtgttgcaactagattaattcataactgacccatcacacctaaaaaattagtgaaacctcttttattagtttatttatactatgattgacgtagtaaaaataatagtagatatgaaaaagttaattacagtgttgtttcttaacatattcactttatgcttgtgaactttgtaaaaatcatagagaaattaataaaattctaaataaagtgaaatcaattttaaagatcctcttaagatacgttttacacaagaaaaatatgtgtttgcatgttaaatatttccttaacatgagttaataactgagccgcacttttcaattttttttcatttttttaaacttcctccctatagaatatgatgcaaacgatattatttttgaaatattttttcacagaaggtcttagaattatgtctagttttttttaaagatttttttttgaattttttgaatttaaattcggttaccgttcggtttctgaaaccgaaccgaATTGAGATGGTCGGTTATAgcgatttttgctcggttacTATCGGTTTTTTAACCATGGATACAACAGAGGGGGGTTACCAAGCAGGAATTAAGGCAGTGATTTTGGTTGGGAAAGAACTATAGGGAAGAACCAAAGCAaaatgctcaggagagagtAAAAGTGAGAACTTCAGTTGCAGCCCCCTCCCAACAAATTTGCCGTGCGATGCTTGCAGCTGGCAGAGCTGCAATTGGATGGATTAACAACCAACAGGGCCACTCTGCAAATCGTGCGCTGGTTCCCACGGCGGAGCTCGCCATCGTTGCCTCAGCCATTGTTGCCTCTACACCCCTGGGCCATACGCTAGCGACGATGGGCCGCAGACGAGCGTGTATGGCCTGCCTGAGCCCATGAAGCTGTCAGGCATTGCGAACTGGCGCAGGGGCCGCCGCAGGCACAGCCGCACAGAGGAGCGAAGGTAGCGAACCCATCTCCGCAGCCGGCGACCGGGGAAGGGACTCTCACCtaaccctagagagagagagaggtgctaggtggaggcggaggcggcgatggaggtggtggcgcTGGTGAGCGGCGGCAAGGATAGCTGCTTCGCCATGATGCGATGCCTGGATTACGGCCACAAGGCAAGTCTACGCAGCTCCATCCATCGACCGATTCTCACCCCACTTCATTCGTATCTTATCGACGAGTCCTTGTTGAGCTTTGCTGTTGCTCGCAGGTTGTTGCTTTGGCTAATCTCATCCCCCTCGACGACGCCGTCGACGAGCTCGACAGCTACATGTACCAAACTGTATGCTCCAGGCCTCCATCTCTTCACCCCCTCACCGGGGACTGCTGTTTCTGGCGCTATTTAGTTTGGCCATTAGTTGCTGGTAGCTATTAGCTGATTGCCGTGTGTGCTGCTGTGATCGGGGATGCTGTAGGTTGGGCACCAGATTGTGGTGAGCTACGCGAAATGCATGGGTCTGCCTCTCTTTCGGAGGCGCATTCGCGGATCCACAAGGCAAGCTGTCTCAGCAAAGATCGTGCCATATGATTGATGTATGTTTTGCAGATGACACAATTTCATTGATCCGACTATTGCTTGTAGGGACCAGGGTCTTAAATATAATGTTACCGCAGGAGATGAAGTAGAGGATATGTTTGCTCTCTTGAGCGAGGTTAAACGACAAATTCCATCCATCAGTGCAGTGTCCTCGGGTGCCATCGCATCTGATTACCAGAGGCTTCGGGTTGAGAGTGTTTGCTCAAGGCTGGGCCTGGTCTCGCTGGCGTATTTGTGGAAGCAGGATCAGACTTTGCTCCTAGAGGAAATGGTAGCTTGGAAGTTCACGTTTTCTTTCTTTAATTGTCTCAActtgcacacacacacacacacacaaaaaagttCACTCACATTGTAATTGTTGCTCTGGACTTTAATGCTTACAGATGAGAAGGGGAATCGTGGCAATAACAGTTAAGGTACATAGTGTACTCATAGTCTCGTATGTATAATAAATTTAACTCTTCTTGCACTCAAGTACCTATCTCTTTGTAACAACAGATTCACAATTAATGTCTGGTTTCTTGAGCTCTGTAGGTTGCTGCTATGGGGCTGAAACCTTCTTCTCACTTAGGTAAAGAACTGGCTGAACTTAAGTGTCATCTGCTCCAAATGAATGAGTATGTGTCTCGCCGCCTGGTGCCTACCATATTTGTGCTGTAGTCTTTTCCTAGACTTAAGAGAATTCATGTCAGAAGTAGCTGGTTTTTGTCCCTTGTCAAAACATATGCCTTGGTTCTGGTAAGAAAAAGAACTTATGCCTTGGTTAAGCGAAGGTACTAGTTTCCTGTAGTGAGGATCTGAGCCAGTTAgttgagggtgtggatgtaTGCCTAAACCACCTAAATTCTTGTTCTCTTCAACGTGAATTTgggtgcctatttcttcttaataaAAAGCCACCTAATTCCTCCCAGGttggtctagtttttttagtttCCTGTAGTGATCAATGACTGAGTAGTTTCCATACAATAGATCCTAGTTCTCGGTTAAGTCCTCTCTGCATGTTTACTGTCATGATCTTTTAAGTTTGATCTCATGATTGTTCTAAGTAATACTTAATTCTTGCTTGCATCTGTAAGCAGATTTTAATTTCTCTGTTTTTTATGCCCTATTAGGAGTTATGGAATCAATGTCTGTGGTGAAGGTGGAGAATATGAAACACTAACACTTGACTGCCCTCTGTTTCGTGTAAGTTTGAGTAGCTAACTGAAAACCGGACGCCACTTGTTTTAGAATGCTGAGCTGATTCTGACCATCAAATCATGTTGCATGACATGTTTTTACTATCTATACTCTAAACACATTCATCAAATTTTAAAGGCATTTATTTAACTTTGTAATACATGCATTAAAGTTTTTTTGTTATCAACTGTCAACTGTCAAATTTCTTTTACCATAAGTCCATAACATGTATATGTCTACAGAATGCTAGAATTATTCTTGATGATTCTGAAGTGATACTCCACTCTGCTGACTCTATCGCTTCCGTTGGAATTCTTCATCCACTAGCGTTTCATCTTGAGCACAAGCCAGATTCATCTGATAGAATCAGGGTTAGTGCTGATTCCCAAGAGAGTTCTAGTTTATTGTATGAAGTAGATGAAGGTATTGCGCACACTGATGTGGAAGAAAAACAAACCTTGAGTCCAGCACCAACTGTTGATGCTTACACAAATATAGACCTATGCATTTCAAAGACAGGGAAAAATTTGCTTTCCATTGGCTGTTGGATTCAGGATCCTTCTAATGCTTCAGAAGGTGCATTCTCTCATTCTACATCATTCCGCGTAAAATTGATCTGTTCTTTATTCCACCTGACAGGAATACTTCATTACGTTCCATGTTTCTCACTTTGTGAAACATCCATTTAATGTTCTATTGCATCAGTAGGCCTGAAGGAAGACCTTGTAGCAGTTTTGAGCAGAATTGATAATCAGCTCAAGGAAGAAGGGTTAGGTTGGGTGAACGTTTTATATGTTCACCTCTACATTTCAAGCATGAAGGAATTTGGATTGGCCAATGAAGTTTATGTCAGCTTCATTACAGAAAAGAAATGCTACCTGGGTGTACCTTCTCGCAGTACAATTGAATTGCCACTAGTTCAGGCTGGGTTGGGCAAAGCATATGTGGAAGTTCTAGTTTCAAATGAGCTGGTCAAGAGAGTTCTACACGTGCAAAGCATCTCCTGTTGGGCTCCTAGCTGCATTGGACCTTACAGCCAGGTGCAAGATACACTCATTGATAATGCCATGAATTCATGTTTTAAGTTGTTCGTTTTTCTACAATTTTACATTCATTCCTGCTGATTTGCGATATCAGTCATTCTCTTGGGGATGGTCGTTTCACAATATATAAGGTGCTGCATGTAGATTAGTTGCTGGTCAATTGAACCTATATCCTCCAGATTTTTTTGGCAGATGTTAATGCTGCAACATAATATGTTTCCTCTACTTTCTTTTAGGCAACACTTTATGGAGAGATTCTTTATATGGCTGGTCAGCTGGGGCTTGACCCCCCTACGATGAAGCTCTGTCCTGGTGGTCCAATGGCTGAACTAGAATTAGCATTACAAAATAGTGAAGCTGTGGCTAGTGCCTTTAGCTGCTCTATCTATTATTCAGCAATACACTTTCTGGTGTACTGCTCTTCACACTTGACATCCGATGAGAGGGAAGAAGTCGAACAAACACT
This genomic interval carries:
- the LOC133920964 gene encoding diphthine--ammonia ligase isoform X2 → MEVVALVSGGKDSCFAMMRCLDYGHKVVALANLIPLDDAVDELDSYMYQTVGHQIVVSYAKCMGLPLFRRRIRGSTRDQGLKYNVTAGDEVEDMFALLSEVKRQIPSISAVSSGAIASDYQRLRVESVCSRLGLVSLAYLWKQDQTLLLEEMMRRGIVAITVKVAAMGLKPSSHLGKELAELKCHLLQMNESYGINVCGEGGEYETLTLDCPLFRNARIILDDSEVILHSADSIASVGILHPLAFHLEHKPDSSDRIRVSADSQESSSLLYEVDEGIAHTDVEEKQTLSPAPTVDAYTNIDLCISKTGKNLLSIGCWIQDPSNASEGLKEDLVAVLSRIDNQLKEEGLGWVNVLYVHLYISSMKEFGLANEVYVSFITEKKCYLGVPSRSTIELPLVQAGLGKAYVEVLVSNELVKRVLHVQSISCWAPSCIGPYSQATLYGEILYMAGQLGLDPPTMKLCPGGPMAELELALQNSEAVASAFSCSIYYSAIHFLVYCSSHLTSDEREEVEQTLQSSYITRLDCSKTGSYPTVLYVFAPDLPKGALVEIKPILYVPTNNDEVATREMESGVPQPALSKAWSDWGAQYSDLHDSCCQIHIIGGRICSAVVSITSEIASKICSTAKQLDYSEEHLKVLARFCVFQLAKILVDNKFSWDSIKMLRFYYSVEHSVAADVMSHAFSVAFTVLAENNSSLQIDGVPPYNIVPVSGSGRSACMNDILTFELLASIV
- the LOC133920964 gene encoding diphthine--ammonia ligase isoform X1; translation: MEVVALVSGGKDSCFAMMRCLDYGHKVVALANLIPLDDAVDELDSYMYQTVGHQIVVSYAKCMGLPLFRRRIRGSTRDQGLKYNVTAGDEVEDMFALLSEVKRQIPSISAVSSGAIASDYQRLRVESVCSRLGLVSLAYLWKQDQTLLLEEMMRRGIVAITVKVAAMGLKPSSHLGKELAELKCHLLQMNESYGINVCGEGGEYETLTLDCPLFRNARIILDDSEVILHSADSIASVGILHPLAFHLEHKPDSSDRIRVSADSQESSSLLYEVDEGIAHTDVEEKQTLSPAPTVDAYTNIDLCISKTGKNLLSIGCWIQDPSNASEVGLKEDLVAVLSRIDNQLKEEGLGWVNVLYVHLYISSMKEFGLANEVYVSFITEKKCYLGVPSRSTIELPLVQAGLGKAYVEVLVSNELVKRVLHVQSISCWAPSCIGPYSQATLYGEILYMAGQLGLDPPTMKLCPGGPMAELELALQNSEAVASAFSCSIYYSAIHFLVYCSSHLTSDEREEVEQTLQSSYITRLDCSKTGSYPTVLYVFAPDLPKGALVEIKPILYVPTNNDEVATREMESGVPQPALSKAWSDWGAQYSDLHDSCCQIHIIGGRICSAVVSITSEIASKICSTAKQLDYSEEHLKVLARFCVFQLAKILVDNKFSWDSIKMLRFYYSVEHSVAADVMSHAFSVAFTVLAENNSSLQIDGVPPYNIVPVSGSGRSACMNDILTFELLASIV
- the LOC133920963 gene encoding uncharacterized protein LOC133920963, with protein sequence MDHVVGGKFKLGKKIGSGSFGELFLAVNVQTGEEVAVKLENVKTKHPQLHYESKLYMLLQGGTGIPHLKWFGVEGEYNVMVIDLLGPSLEDLFNYCSRKFSLKTVLMLADQMINRVEYMHQKGFLHRDIKPDNFLMGLGRKANQVYIIDYGLAKKYRDLQTHKHIPYRENKNLTGTARYASVNTHLGVEQSRRDDLESLGYVLMYFLRGSLPWQGLKAGTKKQKYDKISEKKMLTPVEVLCKSYPSEFISYFHYCRSLRFEDKPDYSYLKRLFRDLFIREGYQFDYVFDWTILKYPQISSNTRMRASERTGVAGGPSVDKVEKAPGEASGRRNPTGSVNQSDNYAQRPRETVSMSLKEIMHSTDRSGERTVERPRTSSRTGSASRRATASSSRPALTTEPSEQQYNRTSRLFSSNSGSRPSSTQRVNPSAGESRATSLSRAAVARGSRDDPLHRSLELLSLGGGKRK
- the LOC133920964 gene encoding diphthine--ammonia ligase isoform X3 is translated as MEVVALVSGGKDSCFAMMRCLDYGHKVVALANLIPLDDAVDELDSYMYQTVGHQIVVSYAKCMGLPLFRRRIRGSTRDQGLKYNVTAGDEVEDMFALLSEVKRQIPSISAVSSGAIASDYQRLRVESVCSRLGLVSLAYLWKQDQTLLLEEMMRRGIVAITVKVAAMGLKPSSHLAFHLEHKPDSSDRIRVSADSQESSSLLYEVDEGIAHTDVEEKQTLSPAPTVDAYTNIDLCISKTGKNLLSIGCWIQDPSNASEVGLKEDLVAVLSRIDNQLKEEGLGWVNVLYVHLYISSMKEFGLANEVYVSFITEKKCYLGVPSRSTIELPLVQAGLGKAYVEVLVSNELVKRVLHVQSISCWAPSCIGPYSQATLYGEILYMAGQLGLDPPTMKLCPGGPMAELELALQNSEAVASAFSCSIYYSAIHFLVYCSSHLTSDEREEVEQTLQSSYITRLDCSKTGSYPTVLYVFAPDLPKGALVEIKPILYVPTNNDEVATREMESGVPQPALSKAWSDWGAQYSDLHDSCCQIHIIGGRICSAVVSITSEIASKICSTAKQLDYSEEHLKVLARFCVFQLAKILVDNKFSWDSIKMLRFYYSVEHSVAADVMSHAFSVAFTVLAENNSSLQIDGVPPYNIVPVSGSGRSACMNDILTFELLASIV